AGAGCGACTCCTCGAGCCAGTAAGCCTCCTCCGTAATCGTCACCGGCGTCGCGCTCGTCAACGTTCCCTGATGGTGACCCGTATCGTACTCGACGCGGAACTCCATCACGAGTTCGACCGAGCCGACCCCGCTGACCTCGCGCTCGAGTTGACGCTGACGCTGCCGGTAGGATTCAACATCGATCGTCGCCTGTGACGTCGCGACGCCGTTTTCGACCGACTGGGACTCGCGGAGTACCTGATGGGGCTCGCTCCAGAACGTGGAGCCGTCGCGATTCGCTTCGAACCGAAGCACCAACTCATGGGTAACGTTCCCGTCCTCGATCGGCATCCCCTTGGTTTCGTTTCGCAACCTCGTTTCCGGCTCGACCGTCAGTTCCGGCGAGGCGTTCAGAAAGTAGACCGAACTGTTCGAGAGCTCCTCGCCGTCGGTCCAGAGGGTGCCGCTCTCGGTGACGGTCGCACTCGTTCCGACGTCGGCCGTGACCCCTCCTCGTCGAACCGGGGCGAGGTCGTCGTCTCCGGGTTTGCGACCGCCCACCCGGTTGCACCGATCGCGAGGAGACCGATGACTATCAGCGCGATCAGAATCGTCCGGCCCTGTTTCGCGAGTAACAACTCGAGACGCGGGTTATCGATCATCCGTTATCCCCCGAGCATCGGTTTCCCATCCGACCATGCTCGGTGGCTGACCTGTTCGATTTCGAACTGGTCGGTCACCGGTATAATTCATGAATTAGTGAAAGAAACCGACCAATATAAGCGTAGTGGCCTCAGGCGGCTATTTCCCGTTTCGGAGCCATTTGCGGAATTTTCGCTCGAGACGCGTCGACAGCGGGACGTGATCGCCGGCAGACCGAAACCGGATGTCGTTACTGCCGAAGATCACGAGTACGATTACGACGGCGAGCCCAACGATGACGCCGTTTACCGCCGCGATGGCGGCGAGCGGGTGCAGGTCGTGGAGCCAGAGCAGTACGGACGGCGGCAATACGGCGAGATATCGGTACTCACCGAGATGGCGCGTATACTCGCCCGTCTCGCCGGGAGCAGATAGCGACACCGTGGTCTCTCCGCTGTCACGGATACCGATCGTCTGGCGTGGTGGGTTGGCGCTGATCCCACCGCTCTCTGCCTCGTGAGCGACCACGACGGGCAGATAGCCAGTATTGTCGACAGTACGAGTGAGTTCTGCTGTCTCGCCGGGGGTGACGATCTGTGGGTTGTCGTCGGGCGACTCCGAACTGATGAGTTCGTACTCGGTCGTTCCCGACGGGACGACCATAGCTGCGGTCGCGAACGTGACGAACACGAGCAAGACGAGCCCGAGCGCGGTCCAGAAGGCGATCACGTTCTCGCGCGAGCGCGACCGTTTCGTTTCGCGCTGGGAGGGACCGAGCCGCTCGAAGACCGTTCCGAATCCGAGCATCGCGACGCCGATCGCGACCATGAGCGCACCGAGCCCGTTCGCGGACATCGTCGCCAGTCCAAACACCGACGCGACGGTGCCGGCGGCCGACGCTGCTACCCCTTGAATGGCCAAAACGACAGTGCCGAGATGTGGGATTGCCATCACGGCACCATGTGGCTGCCAGACTTCGGCGACGATCTGGCCCTCCGTGACGTGAGGTTCGCCGCCGTCCTGATCTGTAAACGGGTTCGCGTCGCCTTTCGTGACGTACCCCTCCTCCGTCTCGCCGACCACGCGGTGGGTCGTCAGCCCGCCGTCGTGAAGCTCCCGCGCCTGGTAGACGACGACGTCACCCTCCTCGACGTCGTCGGTGACGAGGCTGGGAATCGCCACGAACCCGTCGCCGGTGTCCATCGTCGGTTCCATGCTCCCGGAGGAGACGTACCCGAGCAGAATCGGCTGTCCGAGCAGTTGGCCGACCACTAAGAGGAGGACGGCCACCACGAGGACGAGTCCGAGCCCTCGCTTTGCGAGCCCGACGGCAGTCATGAATCAGTGGATGGGACTGTCATATTAGACTGACTATTCGAGTAGTCTACGTTTCGTATCCAGCAGTATAAAGGTCGCGAGAGCCAGGACCCGTGAGTAGCCCGTGAGAACGAAGAAATCGAACTGACAACGGTCATCCGGTGGCATGCACTGTCGGCTCCGACTGCGCTACGAGCGAAGGAGTGCCCACCGGCGATTCGCGGCGATCGCGAGGAACAACAGCCCCGCCAGCGACGGCGGGGCAAGTGCTGCCGTGGTCGCCGGCGAGAGCTCTCGATTCCGGATCGAGAGCATGACTCGGTCGACCGTCACCGTCCCTGCAGTCACGCCGCTGACTGCGGTCTCGTAGGTCCCCGGCTCGTCGAATCGGCGCTCGAAGCTCACTGTCCGCTCGCTGTTCGCCGGGATCGAAACGGCCCGGCTGTCGACGACGATCCCGTCGACTGGCAGCTCGAGCGTGCGCGAGACCCGTTCGTCGGTCGGGTTCCTAATCGTCGCCTGGATAGTCGTCGACTCGCCGACGGTGATGTCGGGATCGACGACAGTCGCATCGACGATCTCGACCGGCGTCCCTTCGACGGTCACCGAGGAGCTCCCTGCCCCGTCGATACCGATGTCGTACGTGCCGGACCACTCCATCGTCCGCTCGAATGTGACGGTCCTCGATTCGCCGGACTCGAGGGTGATCGTCTGCCGGTCAATGACGATTCCATCAACCATCAGGTTCGCCGTCACTTCGGTCGTCGTGTCCCTGACGTTTCGGTACGTCTCCGTCACGGTTACCGTCTCGCCGGCCCCAACCATCGTCGGCGAGACGGTGAAACTCGAGCGTTCGATGGCCGATGATTCGGACGGGACCGTACCGCTCGAGCCCCCTGCAGACTGATCAGATCCGTTGTCGTCGTCCGCATATTGCACTGTGACCGTGAACGTCTCGGTCCCCGACTGCGCGACGTGGGTATCGACTGCGACGCCGATACTCGCCACGGTACCGGCCGACGGCTTGAGGGGACTCGATTCGCTGACCGTCGCCGTCCGCTGGTCGTTTCGATAGAACGTGAGCCCGGGCACGTCGTGGTCGATCCAGACCCGCTCGATGTCGTCGTCGGTGACGGTGATCGTGAACACGTCGTCCGCGCGAGTGATCGCGCGGTCGTTGAGGGTCTCGAGGTCGAGTGTTACTTCGTCGTCTTCGACTGTTGCGTATCGGGAGTCGGTCGGCTCGAGGGCGACACTATCGCGTACCGTGTCCTCGTTCACTGTAATCGCTACGGTCGGGACTGCGAACGCGAGGAGAAAACAGGCCGCAGCCGCGATGAGCAGGACCTTTGTGGATGGCATTCGGTTTTCGTGGCACGGTAGCGATTTCTACTGAACAGTGAATAGCTCGAAACAGGGACCGCTACCAGTCAGAACGGTAGCTAGTTCGCTATCAGTGTTAGAGAGCCACTAGTCTTGTCTACAGTAGACGAAGACGAAGTGGCTTCACTCCCCGTTCGCACAGTTGCGTTTACATCGACGGACGAAGTAGTGTCGGACAGCGTCTTCTGATTGCCGCTCCCGTCATCGCTGGCGAGTTCGAAATCGACCTCTACCACAGCATCGCCGTTACTATCGGTTTCGACGACTATCGTTCTCGTCGCCGTCTGGCTTCCGGAACCGTCGCCGAATCCCACGGTTATTTGATTACCGTCTGCAGCGTTGTTAGAGAGTGTGAGAATGCCGTCGACGTTGGTCACCGCGTCGTCGTTAAACCCGTCAGCGGTGCTCGAGTCACCGAGATCGATTTCGACGGCGTCCCCGCTTCCTCCGTTCACGGCGTAATTCCCAGTCACGCTGACACCCAGATATGCACTCGAGTCACCAGCGGTGTTGACGGTCACGGTCCGGTTCGCCTCCACGCTACTGAACGCGCCCGTTCCGAGCGCAGCGCCGCCGCCAGCAACAATCGTACCCAATCCGACTAACACATTACGTCGATTCATTCTCATGATTATGATCACCGTTCCACGCCCCAGCACCAGCCCATGGCGGGTGCCGGAACGCAGTTCCTACTCACATCCACAAACCCCACCCCCTTTGTATTGAGTAACCGGAACCGGCGAAAGATCGGCCATACGGTCGTTCAAGGCGGTCTTGAACGTGTGTCTCCGAGCCTCGAGACGGACAAGTCCCGCCTGAAACGCCGCTAGTAGAGAGCGACTCGATGTGACCAACTCGCTACCGATGGTTGTTCGACCACGTCCCTCGAGCGGGGCTATTGGGAGAGAAAACCGATATGACGGGCCAGCGCTCTCATCTTCGAATTTGGCGGTCAGTGTTGGCTCGGTTCAGCGTGATCAAGTATTACTTGAGATAGTGGTTATCAATTACGATAGTAGAACTACCATGCGTATTTTTATATGTACATTGTAGGTAGTAAGAGAATAAGAGCTAATGGTGGGAGAAAGAAGTACATCCCAGGGTCGGGGAAGCGATTCTAGGGAACGAGGGGCGAGTCCGATCATCGGGGTCGTATTGCTGTTTGCACTCGTTATACTGGGTGCGTCACTGGTGTTCGTCGCCGGATCGGCAATGTTTGACGCGATTGAAACGGAAGTGAATAACGAACAGACCCAGCAGTTCGTCAGTGAGACGGACCACAGAATCACGACGGCCGCGGTGACGGGGGAAGACCAGCCGCTGCCGATCGACGAGATGCAGGGAGGGGAGCCGACGATCACGGACGATGGCAATATCTCCGTCAGATGGTTCAACGCGACGGATGGAACTCGCTGTTCGCCTGTCAAAGGTGAGCTACGCGCACTCGAGTTCGAACTTGACGGCCGGACGATTGCACACCAGGGTGGTGGCGTTTGGGAGCAGACCAACGGCCAGACCAGCATCGTTTCGGAACCCCAAATTGGGTACGACGGGGACAGGTTACAGCTTCAGGTCCTCCAACTCGAGGAGGGTGATTTCGGTGGTAGCGATCCGATGGCGCGAGCGAACCATAGCGAGTCGACTAATCTCACTGACCGAATTAACAACGCCGCTGAGGGGTGTTCAACCGGGACTGACGTCAGTTTCCGGATCGAAGACAGCACGTACCACGAGGGATGGAATCAATTCCTCTCGGATGCAGTCAATGAGGACAAGTACAGTAACGTCGGTATCGAACACAAGAGTTCCGAAGAAACCGTCGAGGTGAACATTACGGGTATCAGGGAGCCAGTAGAAACCACGACAGTCGTCGTTGCGGAGGATCGGGGGCTCTCGGGACCCGGTGCGAACGAACTGGAGTACGAACAGCGACTCAATCGCTCGCTCGGTGGCGGACCGAATAACGCTATCTTCGGCATTGAGGCGAAAATTGAGAACACGGGTGACGAAGACGAAACGCAGACAGTCACTGCATCGATCTGGGACGAAGAACTCGACACCAATCTGCTCGAGACGAACAAAGAAGTCACGATATCCCCGGGCGACCCGGAGGAACTCGCTGCCAACGATCTCAAGTTCCAACACAGCGAATACAAAGACGAGTTGTCCCACGGTGAGACCTACAAGTACATAATCGCGACCGAAGACGACAGGGCTGACGACCCGCCGGGATCGTTCTACTTCGGCAACTCGGGTTCGGAGTTCAACGTGACCGAGGACGACATCGAAACGATGCCGACCGGTGACGGAAACGTCACTATCACTGCGGAGATCCAGAATCACGGCATCGAAGAAGGTAACCAGAACGTGACCATCGATTTCGATGAGCACGATGTCACCGCGAACGAGACGGTTAGCCTCGACTACGGTGCGACCGGAACCGTCAGCTGGACGGTCAATAAGAGCGCCTTACCGTATGGTTCAAACGAGTTCGAGATCCGGACGGACGACGACGAGGCGACTGGGACGGTAATCGGGGAGGCGACTGGAGACGAGGGGGCGTTCATTGTCGTCGAGGACGAGGGCGTTGGAGGCGATCAGATCGTCGTTACTGGCGAACCGTTCACCGTCGACGGCGAAGTCGCGAGCACCTACGCCAGCGACGGCGAGACACGGGAAGTCAGAGTGACGATTCCGGAGGCCGGTGTCGACCGCACCGAACCGATAACGCTCGACAGCGGCGAACACGATACGGTCTCGTTCGACATCAATCCCGCCGACTACGACTTTGAATCGGGAACGGTATACGACTACGACATCGTCGCCGACGGCGAGGGACTGAGTGAGCAGGGATCGTTCTACGTCGGCGAACCCGGAACAAACTTCGAACTGTCGAACGGGAACGCCACAGTCGACGATGACACGGTCACGATCACGACCGATCTCGAGAACACCGGCGTCGACTCCGGCTCACAGACCGCCAGTCTGAACCTCGAGTACCTCGACGAGATGCCCGACGACCTCGAGGGTGAGAATCCGTACGGAGACCTCTTCGAACGGGAAGTCACTCGGTCGTTCGGCGAATCGGATACCATCGAGCTGGAGCTCAACGAGAGCAAACTCCTCGACGGAGAGTATCGGGCGACGATTCGGACGGACGACGGAACCGAGACCATCGATTTCGTCGTCGATACCGGAATCGATCCCGGTCGAGTTGGCTTGGGTGAAATCGACGACGCGAATGTAACCGTCGATGTCGTGGGCTCACAGGTCTCTGGCAACAACAGACGCTGGAATTACTGGGAAGACAAATGGGAATATGTTCACCTCCTCGCGCCGATGACCCTGGACGTGGTCGCGAACGGCGGGACCGAACACTCCTTCGACAACCCGACCGACGGTGATAATATCAACACTGGGCCGACATGGCAGGACAAGACCGGTGACAGTTACACGTACAACTTCACGGTCGAAGATGAGACAGAACTCACCCTGCGGAATACCAGATATAGTCTATGTAACGACCGAAGCACCGACCCCGACGAACTATCCCACTACTCGGATCCCGAAGACCGAGCGCTCGAGTGGTGTAACGACGTATCGTCAAATACCGAATTCGGTCCGATCGACGCGTCGCAGGGCGAGAACCTGCAGAACGTCCGCGTTCGGAGCGCCGAGAACAATACGATCCCGGCGCTTCCCGCGGGTGCGGACCAACAGATCAGCGCCACTGAGGCCCTCGAAGAGCGAGGTCTCGTGAAAGACGAGGACGAACTCAATCTCGATTCGGGCGAGTTCGTGTTCCTCTTCGAGAATACGGCCGAGTGTGGACGGGGGTGCGACGAGGACGATATCGACGCGCTCTGGGATGACGCGGTCGAGGCCTATGAACGAAACCCTCACCGAACTAACGACCCGGACTTCAACGATCTGATCGTCTACGTCGAGGTTGAGCGCGCGGGCGTCGATCCCGGAACACCCAGTATCACGATCATACCCGGCGGCGGCAATTCGACCGACGTCGACGCCGGCGACGGCCGTGACGCGGGCGGGGTTGAGGACGTGGATCCGACTCTTGAGGGCGATACCGACGAAGGGAGTTCGCCGTCGGTCGGAACTGGCGAGTCCAACACGGACGAGACGGACGGTGTAACGGGTGATACCGGCGTCGACGTCGACGCCGATAACATCGTCATCGGCTAATTGTAGCGCCGGCGCAATTCGACTTTATCGCGTCCGAACGAGACAGGATTCCTCCCGGTTCGCTCTCTTCGAGTGTCGAACTCGGTGGACCCGGGGCAGCGGTCGAAGAGACGGCCCCGAATACACTCGACACGGAATCCGACCGGCCGTGACCGATTGATCTCCCATGCGATCGCTTACGTCTCTCGGCCGTGGACTGATTATCGTCGGCGGGCTCGTACTCGCCGTCTCGAGCGTGAGGTTTCCGTCCAGTGTGAGTAGGGTACAGCAGTCAACGAACGGGTTGGAAGGGACGCCCCGCTAGCGAAACGGGCACTTGTCGAATCAACAGTCTCGAGACAGGCGTGGGCCGTTGCAAGCGGGAACCGATGCCCGAAGAAACGTTGTGGACGGCACTATCGTCATGGTGATAGTTACCGATCTTTTCGAGAATCGGCCTGTGATCACTGTAGGCGGCTTCAGACGGTACGCGTTGATCGGCAACAAGCGTTATGTATCAACAGTACCGATAATCATACTGAACAGGGGATGGCGACGACCAGCGAGAGCAAACCGAGTACGGCGGGGGAAACAGGTCAGGACGATCAGTCACGGGAAGGCGAAATTTTCGACCTGTTAAGCAATCAACGCCGCCGGTACACCATTCACTATTGTAAGCGCGAGGGAGAACCGGTTTCGCTGGGTGATCTCGCCGAACACGTCGCCGCCTGGGAACTCGACAAGGAGGTCGAGGAGATTACGTCCGCCGAACGAAAGCGAGCCTACACGTCGCTTCAGCAGACCCATCTGCCGACGCTCGAGCGAGCCGACATTATCGAGTTCGACGATCGGATGATCGAACTCACCGACGAGGCTGCCGAGTTAGACGTCTACCTCGATATCGTGCCCGGCGATTCGGTCCCGTGGGGCGTCTACTATCTGGGGCTTGCCGCCGTCGGCTCGGTCGTAATGGCGGGGCTGTGGCTCGAGGTAGTACCGACGGAAACGGTACCGGAACTCGGCTGGGCGACGCTGGTGTTCACGCTGTTTGGCGTCTCCGCGGTCGTCCACGCGGTACAGAACCGTCGCATGCGACTCGGAGAGATGGAACGGCCACCGTAACAATGAAGACACTCAGTAAACTGGCGGTCCTGTTTATCGCCATGGGAGCGGTGCTACTTGTGGGCCCAGTGTTCGGGTTCAGCTCGTTCGCTGCCGAGCGAGGAACGACCGTAAACATTCCCAGTGACCAATCGAGCGCGTATCTGGGTGTCGACAGCGAAAACGACATCGGGACGTTACGCGGTGACGATCCGCCGGAACAAGTAGCGACGCTTTTCAATAACCTCAATGAGGATGTCGATATCATCGAGTTCGAGATCTACAACGACAGTGATGCGCTTGCGGTAGATAGCCCCAATCCCGGAGAAACGATCGCAACGGGAAGGAGCGAGGACGTCACGGTCGTCTGTGCAGACTCGGTATCTGCCGGCGTCCGTGATATCGGAGTCGAAGTCGTCGAAGTCGACGGAGCGACGACCACGATTAGTGGTGTATCGTTTAACACCACTGTTGACATTCAGTGTAACAAAGGAAGTGGCAGCGGTGTGGTTAATTTCGAGGCGGACAATGTCGGTACCGGGAACACGAGTCAGACGTTCTCGTTCAGCGGTGACGGGCTGAAGAACAACGACGACGTGTATATCAACGTCAGCGGTCCGCAGACGAACGGCGGTGTGGACTACACTTCCGGATCCCCGACCGTCGTCAGTGGAGCTGGCACGGTCAGTTACAATGGCGGCGACCAGATCGTTTACGACCCTGATGGCGGTGAGAGCGGAACGGTCGAAATCCGAATGGACGGAATCGATGTCGTTGGCAGCTCCGGCGAGCGATACACAATTACCTATTCCGAACAACGAAAGAACAGGAACGATCGCGACGACAGCGACATCTTCTATATCACGGATTGAGTTCGGACCCTCGGTGTGGTTGTCGTCGAGACGCGCTTCGGCTAATGCGAACGCCTTTTTACCGCCGGTCACGGACTTCCCCTCATGTCGACCGAATCGATCAGCGACCGACGCGAGCATATCCGCTCGGTCAGCGTGACGGCGTTGTCCGCGCTACTCGGCGTCGGTGCAGCGCTGGCCTCTGCAACCTGGGTGGGTGTCACCGAGACGGCTGCGGAGAACACGCAGGCGCTCGCGTTCGTCGTCGGGGCGATCCTCGTCCAGTACGTCCTCATCAATATTTCGGGGATCTACGGCGAGGACGAGTTCGGGGCGAAACACTACCTGTTCATCGCGTTCATGACCTTCTCGCTGTGGTTCGTGGCGTGGGGAATCCTGCTGACCGCGGAGGTATCGGGCTAACATGGCCGACGACAGCATCGCCGTCGTAGACCTGGATCGGTGTCAGCCGGACCGGTGTAGCTACGAGTGCAAGAACTACTGTCCGCCAAATCGAACCGGCAAGGAGTGTATCACCCTCCGGGGCGAAGAAGCCGCGGAAGGCCAGCCTGAACAGATCCACATCTCCGAAGAGATCTGTCTAGGCGAAACCTGCGGAATCTGCGTCGAGAAGTGCCCCTTCGATGCTATTGAGATCATTAATCTCCCGCAGGAGCTCCAAGACGAGCCCGTCCACCGCTACGGCGAGAACGCCTTCTCGCTGTACGGGCTTCCCGCTCCACAGGAGGGCAAGGTCACTGGTATCCTCGGTCCTAACGGGATCGGGAAGACGACCGCCGTTCGCATCCTCGCAGGCGAACTCGAGCCCAACCTCGGCCGGCACGAGGAATCGCCGGGATGGGACGAGGTACTGGAAGCGTACCGCGGGACCGAACTCCAGGACTACATCGCGGACGTCCGCGACGGCGACATCACGATCGCACAGAAGCCCCAATACGTCGACCAGATTCCGAACAGTTTCGACGGGAACACCCGCCAGCTACTCGAGCGGACCGACGAGCGCGGGGCTCTCGATGAACTCATCGAGCGGCTCTCGCTCGGGCCCGTCATGGAGCAGTCGATCGACGACCTCTCGGGTGGGGAACTCCAGCGAGTCGCCATCGCGGCCACGCTCGCCCGGGACACGGACTTCTACTTCCTCGACGAGGTGACGCCGTATTTGGACATCGGCCAGCGCGTGACCGCAGCGCGGCTGATCCGCGAACTCGCCGAGGAAGAGGACAAGTCGGTCCTCGTCGTCGAACACGACCTCGCAATCTTGGACCTACTCGCCGACACGCTCCACGTCGCTTACGGTGAACCCGGCGCGTACGGTGTCATCACCCACCCAAGTCCGTTCGCAACGGGATCAACGAGTATCTCTCGGGCTATCTGGAGAACGAGAACATGCGGATCCGGCCGGATCCCATCGAGTTCGAGGAGCACGCGCCCCGCACCGCGAGCCACGCCGACGCGCTTGTGGAGTATCCCGACCTCACGAAGAGCTACGGCGACGGCGAGTTCTCCCTCGAGATCGAGGGTGGGACGATCCGGGAAAACGAGGTGCTGGGCATTGTCGGCCCCAACGGAATCGGGAAGTCGACGTTCGCGAAACTCCTCACTGGGAACCTCACGCCCGACGAGGGCGACGCCGATCTCGACCTCGATATCTCCTATAAGCCCCAGTACGTCACCATCGACCAGCATATGCGGGTCGACGCCTTCCTCTCGTCGATCACCGACCAGTTTGGGTCGTCCTACTGGAACACAGAGATCGCCCAGCCGCTCCAGTTAGAGCGGATCATGGAGCAGAACCTCTCGGATCTCTCCGGCGGCGAGCGCCAGCGGGTCGCCATCGCGGCCTGCCTCTCCGATTCGGCCGACCTCTACCTGCTCGACGAGCCCTCGGCTCACCTCGACGTCGAACAGCGGGTTCAGGCCACGAAAGCGATCCGGCGCTACGCCGAACAGCAGGATGCCACCGTGATGGTCATCGACCACGACATCTACATGATGGACCTGCTCGCTGACCGCCTGATGGTCTTCGACGGCGAACCCGCCGTCCACGGTCGCGCCGGCCAGCCACAGCCGATGCGCGACGGCATGAACGAGTTCCTCGCGAACCTCGAGGTCACGTTCCGCCGGGACGAGCGCACCTCCCGGCCGCGAATCAACAAGCCCGAATCGCAGCTGGATAGCCAGCAGAAGAGCGACGGCGAGTACTACTACGCGCCGTAGGGTGTCGGCTCGAATTTCAGCAGTCGGTACCGTGCTACTAATAGATGCTTGGAATTAGCTAATCAGCCGCTGGCAACTTCCACAGAGGTTCTCTTCCTTGATGTCGACCTCGCGGACCGTCGGCGAGAAGTTCATGACACAGCGGTTGTTGTCGCAGTGCTCGAGGCCGTAGGTATGACCAATCTCATGGACGATCTCCTTGCGGACGCGGTCCTCGAATATGTCGGCGGCGCTCTGATTCGAGAAACCGCCGTCGCTCGAGGTCTGGAGTCGGTAGGTTGAGACGACGCTGCCGCTACCGTCGAGATAGGCTAGGCCGAAGACGTAGTTGCGCCGCCGGTAGAAGAGGTCCTGTGGGGTAATCGCGATATTTTTTCCGCCACGACCCACCCGTTCGGCGAGCTGGATGAACGTTTCGGCGGAGTATTGGTTCCGGTCGGAGTCGTAGGCTCCGTTTGGGACCGACTGCGAGTCGTTGACCGACACATCGCAGTCGTAGACCGATCGCAACGCGGTGGAGGCCGCCCGCTTGACCTCGGCGGAGACGTTGCCGACCGGTACAATATCGACGAGCATAGCAAAGGCTATGGCCGCGGGTGGCATAAACGTCCCGCCGTGGCCCACTCTCGCCGGAATCTCGATGCAATAATTAATTACTTTGACGAGTACGATCAAATAATCGAGATCGGGATCGGCCGCCGGACCGATCTCGCTCAAGCGCTCGCTGAACGCGAGGTTTCCGTCACCGCGACGGACGTCCATGATCGCGACGTTCCGGACGGCGTGACGTTCGTCCGTGACGACGTCGTCGACCCCGACCCGTCGGTCTACGCCGGCGCGGACGCAGTGTATGCACGGAATCTGCCGCCGGAACTCCACCGGCCGGCACTAACGGTGGCTCGAGACGCCGACGCCGACTTCCTGTTTACGACGCTGGGCGGCGACCAGCCCGCGGTGCCGGTCGAACGGGTGACGATCGAGGAGGGGACGCTGTACGTCGCTCGAGCCCTGCCGGAGTGACAAGCTAGCTGCGAGCGGGAGTCGAGGTCGACTACAGCGTTCGAATGGATTATTAGTTGCGTATACCTTTCAGATGGTGTGAACACCGAACCGGTGGTAGAGGGACTCCTCATTCTCGGTGCCCTCGCGGTCTTCGTTGCCGCGATAGTTGGCATCACGACCGTGAGCTGGTACGTCGTCCGCCTCGGGACGGCTCCCGGGGTCGCCGTCCACGAGTGTGCGCACATGCTGGCCTGTTCGGTCGTCGGCGTCCCGGTTCTCGAGGTCAAGTACTTCGGATTCGGAACGCCGGCGGGGTACGTCCGCCATGTCGAGCCCGAGCGCTATCGGGAACTGTTCGTCATCGGCGTCGCGCCGTTCGTCGTCAACACCGCGGTCGCCGTGACGATCTTCTTTTGGCTCGCAATCTTCGTGGATGCGACTGGCGACGTTTGGGCCTCGAGCGAGACACTCGTCGCCGCGCTCGGTATGGGCTGGCTGGGGCTATCGGTCGGCGTCCACGCGTTCCCGAGTACCGGCGACGCGACGGCGCTCTGGGATCGCGCTCGTGCCGAGTGGCGGCGGTCCCCGATCGTCCTATTGGGTGTGCCCGTCATCGCCGTGATTTACCTCGCGAACGCGCTCGCCTGGGCGTGGGCCGATGTTTTCTATGCACTCGGGCTTGGGATCGCGGTGTTTCTCTTCGTCGGCATTCAGTTGCCGTTCCTGTGATCGGGGACGGTCATCGAACGCGGTCGAATACCGGTCGCCTTTATCCCTGTCGGCTCGTTCGCACGGGTATGAACGCAGCTGCCGTCG
This genomic stretch from Natrinema sp. SYSU A 869 harbors:
- a CDS encoding archaemetzincin family Zn-dependent metalloprotease; the protein is MLVDIVPVGNVSAEVKRAASTALRSVYDCDVSVNDSQSVPNGAYDSDRNQYSAETFIQLAERVGRGGKNIAITPQDLFYRRRNYVFGLAYLDGSGSVVSTYRLQTSSDGGFSNQSAADIFEDRVRKEIVHEIGHTYGLEHCDNNRCVMNFSPTVREVDIKEENLCGSCQRLIS
- a CDS encoding flagellin, yielding MFDAIETEVNNEQTQQFVSETDHRITTAAVTGEDQPLPIDEMQGGEPTITDDGNISVRWFNATDGTRCSPVKGELRALEFELDGRTIAHQGGGVWEQTNGQTSIVSEPQIGYDGDRLQLQVLQLEEGDFGGSDPMARANHSESTNLTDRINNAAEGCSTGTDVSFRIEDSTYHEGWNQFLSDAVNEDKYSNVGIEHKSSEETVEVNITGIREPVETTTVVVAEDRGLSGPGANELEYEQRLNRSLGGGPNNAIFGIEAKIENTGDEDETQTVTASIWDEELDTNLLETNKEVTISPGDPEELAANDLKFQHSEYKDELSHGETYKYIIATEDDRADDPPGSFYFGNSGSEFNVTEDDIETMPTGDGNVTITAEIQNHGIEEGNQNVTIDFDEHDVTANETVSLDYGATGTVSWTVNKSALPYGSNEFEIRTDDDEATGTVIGEATGDEGAFIVVEDEGVGGDQIVVTGEPFTVDGEVASTYASDGETREVRVTIPEAGVDRTEPITLDSGEHDTVSFDINPADYDFESGTVYDYDIVADGEGLSEQGSFYVGEPGTNFELSNGNATVDDDTVTITTDLENTGVDSGSQTASLNLEYLDEMPDDLEGENPYGDLFEREVTRSFGESDTIELELNESKLLDGEYRATIRTDDGTETIDFVVDTGIDPGRVGLGEIDDANVTVDVVGSQVSGNNRRWNYWEDKWEYVHLLAPMTLDVVANGGTEHSFDNPTDGDNINTGPTWQDKTGDSYTYNFTVEDETELTLRNTRYSLCNDRSTDPDELSHYSDPEDRALEWCNDVSSNTEFGPIDASQGENLQNVRVRSAENNTIPALPAGADQQISATEALEERGLVKDEDELNLDSGEFVFLFENTAECGRGCDEDDIDALWDDAVEAYERNPHRTNDPDFNDLIVYVEVERAGVDPGTPSITIIPGGGNSTDVDAGDGRDAGGVEDVDPTLEGDTDEGSSPSVGTGESNTDETDGVTGDTGVDVDADNIVIG
- a CDS encoding signal peptidase I yields the protein MTAVGLAKRGLGLVLVVAVLLLVVGQLLGQPILLGYVSSGSMEPTMDTGDGFVAIPSLVTDDVEEGDVVVYQARELHDGGLTTHRVVGETEEGYVTKGDANPFTDQDGGEPHVTEGQIVAEVWQPHGAVMAIPHLGTVVLAIQGVAASAAGTVASVFGLATMSANGLGALMVAIGVAMLGFGTVFERLGPSQRETKRSRSRENVIAFWTALGLVLLVFVTFATAAMVVPSGTTEYELISSESPDDNPQIVTPGETAELTRTVDNTGYLPVVVAHEAESGGISANPPRQTIGIRDSGETTVSLSAPGETGEYTRHLGEYRYLAVLPPSVLLWLHDLHPLAAIAAVNGVIVGLAVVIVLVIFGSNDIRFRSAGDHVPLSTRLERKFRKWLRNGK
- a CDS encoding UPF0146 family protein, yielding MAHSRRNLDAIINYFDEYDQIIEIGIGRRTDLAQALAEREVSVTATDVHDRDVPDGVTFVRDDVVDPDPSVYAGADAVYARNLPPELHRPALTVARDADADFLFTTLGGDQPAVPVERVTIEEGTLYVARALPE
- a CDS encoding metalloprotease family protein, with translation MNTEPVVEGLLILGALAVFVAAIVGITTVSWYVVRLGTAPGVAVHECAHMLACSVVGVPVLEVKYFGFGTPAGYVRHVEPERYRELFVIGVAPFVVNTAVAVTIFFWLAIFVDATGDVWASSETLVAALGMGWLGLSVGVHAFPSTGDATALWDRARAEWRRSPIVLLGVPVIAVIYLANALAWAWADVFYALGLGIAVFLFVGIQLPFL